The window GCTATGTGGGCTTGCCGCTCAGCCTGCGCTATGCCCAGGCCGGCTTCCGGGTGCTCGGCATCGATATCGATCCGGCCAAGGTGGCGCGCCTGAACGCCGGCGCCAGCTACATCGAGCATATTTCCGCTACCGCCATCGGGGCGGCGCTGGCGGCCGGCTTCGAGGCCACCAGCGACTTTGCGCGCGCGGCCGAGGCCGACGCCCTGATCATCTGCGTACCGACCCCGCTCAACGCCTACCGCGAACCGGACCTGTCGTTCGTGCTGGCCACGGCCGACGCCCTGCTGCCCCACTTGCACGCCGGCCAGGTGGTTTCGCTCGAAAGCACCACCTACCCCGGCACCACCGACGAGGAACTGCGCCCGCGCATCGCTTCACGCGGCCTGACCGTCGGCGACGACATCTTCCTGGTGTTTTCGCCGGAGCGCGAAGACCCCGGCAACCCCGATTACGAAACGCGCACCATTCCCAAGGTCTGCGGCGGCGACACGCCGGACTGCCTGCGCGCCGGCATCGCGCTCTACAGCCCGGCAATCGACCAGGTGGTGCCGGTCAGTTCCACCCGCGCCGCCGAACTGACCAAGCTGCTCGAAAACATCCACCGCGCCGTCAACATCGGCCTGGTCAATGAAATGAAGATTATCGCCGACAAGATGGATATCGATATCCACGAGGTGATCCGCGCCGCCGCCACCAAGCCGTTCGGCTTCACGCCCTACTATCCGGGGCCCGGCCTGGGCGGGCACTGCATTCCGATCGACCCCTTTTACCTGACCTGGAAGGCGCGCCAGTACGGCCTGCACACCCGTTTCATCGAACTGGCCGGCGAAATCAACAGCGACATGCCGCATTGGGTCATCGGCAAGCTGGCCGACGCGCTCAACGAGCGGTCGCGCTCGATCCGCGGCAGCCGCGTGCTGGTGCTTGGCATCGCCTACAAGAAAAACGTCGAGGACATGCGCGAATCGCCGTCAGTCGAGCTGATGGAAATCCTGCGCGCCAAGGGTGCCCTGGTCGACTATTCCGATCCGCACGTGCCGGTGTTTCCGCCCATGCGAGAACACCATTTCGACCTCGCCAGCGTGCCTCTGACGCCAGCGTCGATCGCGTCCTACGACGTGCTGCTCTTGGCCACCAGCCACAGCGCCTTCGATTACGCGCTGATACAGCAGCACGCCGCCTTGATCATCGACACGCGCGGGGTCTACCTGGACCGGCTGCCGAATGTCGTCAAGGCTTGAACCTTCGATTTGGAGAGTGATCATGCACTATTTCCCGCCCCCCGTTCTCGACCGCCGCATCCGCTTTGCGCTGGTCGGTTGCGGCCGTATTGCCCACAACCATTTCAATGCCATCGTCCAGCACCAGGACCGTTGCGAGCTGACCGGCGTGTGCGACATCGACCCGGTGGCGCTGGCCGCGGCCAGCAAGCGCACCGGCGCGCGGCCCTACCGCGGCCTGGGCGAGATGCTGGCCAAGTGCAATGCCGACGCCTTCATCATCTGCACCCCGTCCGGCCTGCATCCGGAGCAGGCGGTGCAAATCGCCGCCAGCGGGCGCCACGTGATCACCGAAAAACCCATGGCCACGCGCTGGGAAGACGGCAAGCGCATGGTGGCCGCCTGCGACGCGGCGGGTGTGCGCATGTTCGTGGTCAAGCAGAACCGGCGCAACGCCACCTTGCAGCTGCTCAAAAGTGCGGTCGATAAAAGGCGTTTCGGGCGCATCTACATGGTCAACCTGAACGTGTTCTGGACCCGCCCGGACGACTATTACAACAGCGCCAAATGGCGCGGCACCTGGGAATACGATGGCGGCGCCTTCATGAACCAGGCCAGCCACTACGTCGACCTGATCGACTGGATCGTCGGCCCGGTCGAGAGCCTGCAAGCCTACACGGCGACCCTGGCGCGCGATATCGAGGTCGAGGACACCGGCGTCATCAGCCTGCGCTGGCGCAACGGCGCGCTGGGGTCGATGAACGTGACCATGCTGACTTATCCGCGCAACCTGGAAGGCTCGATCACCATCCTGGGCGAACGCGGCACGGTGCGCATCGGCGGCGTGGCGGTCAATGAGGTGCAGCAATGGGAGTTCGCCGAACCGGACGAGGACGATGCGCGGGTGCACGACGCCAGCTACCAGACCACCTCGGTCTACGGCTTCGGCCATCCGCTGTATTACGACAATGTGATCAAGGTGCTGCGCGGCGAAGCCGAGCCGGAAACCGATGGCCGCGAGGGACTCAAGTCGCTCGAAGTGCTTATTGCCGCCTACAAGTCGGCGCGCGACGGCAAGCGCGTGGCCTTGCCGCTGGAGTACTGAACATGGACCAGGCCATCATTGAAGCGAGCGCCATCGTCGACCCCGGCGCCACCCTGGGCGCGGGCACCCGAGTCTGGCACTTCTCCCACGTGTGCGGCGGCGCGCGCATCGGCGCGGGCTGCTCGCTGGGGCAGAACGTGTTCGTCGGTAACGACGTGCTGATCGGCGACCGGGTCAGGATCCAGAACAATGTGTCGGTGTACGACGCCGTAACCATCGAGGACGAGGTGTTCTGCGGCCCCAGCATGGTGTTTACCAACGTCTGGAATCCGCGCGCGGCCATCGTGCGCAAGGATGCCTACCGGCGCACCCTGGTGCGGCGCGGGGCCAGCATCGGCGCCAACGCCACCATCGTGTGCGGCGTCACCATCGGGCGCTATGCATTCATCGGCGCCGGGGCCGTGGTCACGCGCGACGTGCCCGATTTCGCGCTGATGGTGGGCGTGCCGGCGCGCCAGAGCGGCTGGATCGGGCGCCATGGCGAGCGCCTGGCCCTGCCCATGGGACAGGACGGCGAGGCCACCTGCCCCCATACGGGCGAACGCTACCGGGTGCGCGGCGGGGTGTGCACCCTGGCCGGCGAGCGCGCCTCTTTATTGATCGATTGACCTGCCAGCGAACGGACCGACCATCATGGAATTTATCGACCTCAAAGCGCAATACCAGGCTGGACGCGAAAACATCAATGCCCGCATCCAGGCCGTGCTCGACCACGGCCAGTACATCATGGGACCGGAAGTGGACGAGCTCGAAGCGCGCCTGGCCGCGTTTACCGGAGCCAGGCACTGCATCACGGTGTCGTCGGGCACCGAAGCGCTGCTCATTTCGCTGATGGCGCTCGGCGTCAAAGCCGGCGACGAAGTCATCACCACGCCGTTTTCCTTCATCGCCACGGCCGAAGCCATCGTGCTGCTGGGGGCCACGCCGGTGTTCGTGGACATCGATCCGGCCACCTGCAATATCGATCCTACCCTGATCGAAGAAAACATCACGCAGCGCACGCGCGCCATCATGCCGGTATCGCTGTACGGCCAGCCGGCCGACATGGAAGCGATCAATGCGATTGCGTACCGCCATGGCTTGAGCGTGATCGAAGACGCGGCCCAGAGCTTCGGCGCCACCTACGGCGGCAAGCGCAGCTGCAATCTGTCGGCCATCGGCTGCACCAGCTTTTTCCCCAGCAAGCCGCTCGGCTGCTACGGCGACGGCGGCGCCATCTTCACCAGCGATGCCGGGCTGGCCACGGCCATGCGCGAAATCCGCGTCCACGGACAGTCGCAGCGCTACGTGCATACGCGCATCGGCGTGGGCGGACGCATGGATACCTTGCAATGCGCCATCGTGCTGGCCAAGCTCGACAATTTCGACTGGGAACTGAAGCAACGCGCGCGCGCCGCCGCCAGCTACGATGCCCTGCTGTCGGGAAAAATCGGCAAGGTGGCGCGTCCGCGCGACCGCAGCAGCGTGTTTGCCCAGTACACGGTGGTGGTGGACGAGCGCGACCGGGTGCGCGCCGCACTGCACGAGGCCGGCATTCCGACCGCCGTGCATTATCCCGTGCCCATGCATCTGCAGCCGGCCTATGCGCGCTGGAGCGCCCCGGACAGCGCGCCAGTCGCGCAAGCCATGGCCGCCAGGGTGCTCAGCCTGCCGATGGGTCCCTACCTCGACGACGACAGCATCGGCCAGGTGTGCGCGGCGCTGCTGCGCGCCACGGGCAGCGGCGCGGCATCGTGCCGGCAGGATTGACGTGGACACGGCCATGACAGCGCGGCTACCGGCCTACTGGCGCAATGTGATGACCGTGCTCGGCGGCGCGCTCGGGGCCCAGGCCCTGCCGCTGCTGGCGGCGCCCCTCATCACCCGCCTGTGCACGCCGGCCGACGTGGGCGCGTTCAGCGTCTGGCTGGGCGTGGTGGCGGTGGCGGCCATCGGCGCCACGCTGCGGCTGGAAGCGGCGATGATCCTCGACCACGAAAGCGAGGCGCAGCGCACCTGTTTTTCGGTGGTGGCCTACAGCGCCAGCCTCACCGCCATCCTGATGAGCGCGTGCGCGGTACTGGCGCGCCTGCTGGAGCTGCCCATCGCCGCACACCTGTCGTGGCCGGCGCTACTGACCCTCGGCCTGGCCACCTGGATGACGGCCTACATGCAGACCACGTTGGCCTACGCCACCTCGCGCAATGCCTTCGGCAAGGCCGCGCGTGCGCGCATCTGGAGCGCGGGCGGGATCGCCCTGGCGCAGGTGGGCCTGCTGGCGGTGGGCGTGGGCGGCGTGGCCCTGATCGCCGGCCAGCTGATCGGGCTGGCGGCGGGCTTGCTGGCCGCCATCCTGCTGCTGGCGCCGCCCCAGGCATGGCCGGGCTGGCGCCTGGACGATGGGCAGCGCCGCTACCTGCGCCGCCACGACAAGTTCTGGCGCTTCTCGCTGCCCTCGAACCTGCTCAACGTGATCGTCGGACAATTGCCGCTGCTGATGATCGGCGCGCGCCACGGCGCCCTGGCGGCCGGCCTGTTCGCCCTCACCCAGCGCGTGCTGGGCGCGCCGATTGCGCTGCTGGCCTCATCCGTGCTGGAAGTGTTCAAGCGCCAGTCGGTGCATGACTTCCAGACCCAGGGCAATTGCCGCGATGCCTACCGTTACACCTTCAAGGCCCTCGTGCTGCTGGGCATCGGCCCCTCGCTGGTACTGCTGCTGTTCTCGCCGCAACTGTTCGCTTTCGTGTTCGGAGAAAACTGGCGCGCCGCCGGCGAGCTGGCGCAAATCCTGGCGCCGCTGTACTTCCTCAATTTCATCGCCAGCCCGCTGAGCTATGTGTTCTTTGTCGCCGGCAAGCAGAAGATCGACCTGCTGTGGCAGGTGGCGCTGTTCGTGATGACGGTGTCGGTATTCGCCACGCCCGGCACCTTGCAGCAAAGCGTGCTGTGGTATGCGGTCGGCTACTCCCTGCTCTATTTTGTCTACTTGCACATGTCGTACCAGTGCTCGCAAAACCGCATGGCGGCCCTATGAAACCGATCGCGCGCACCACGGGACACGAGCAGTGGGCCGGCATGCTGGCCTTCTTTGCGTTGTTTCCCGGCTTCTTCTTTTATCACACGGCACTGGGGCTGGGAAAGATTCCGGCCGTACTGGGCGGCTATTTCGCGTCGGTATCGCTGCTGCTCTTGCCCATGCTGTTTTTCTTTTACGCGGCCAAGGTCCGGCGCGACTGCGATTACCTGGGCAAGAGCGATGTCGCTTTCTTCCTGTACCTGGCCTACTTCGCGCTGATTGTCGCCGTCAATGCCGTGGCCGGCGGGAATACGCTGATCGTCACCAATCATGTGCTGGGGATCATCTTCATGTTGAACGTGTTCTTCGCCTTCCGCCTGTGCGACCCGGGCCGGCG of the Massilia violaceinigra genome contains:
- a CDS encoding nucleotide sugar dehydrogenase, encoding MRDQHASRHLVQLIEKLDQRSAVIGIIGLGYVGLPLSLRYAQAGFRVLGIDIDPAKVARLNAGASYIEHISATAIGAALAAGFEATSDFARAAEADALIICVPTPLNAYREPDLSFVLATADALLPHLHAGQVVSLESTTYPGTTDEELRPRIASRGLTVGDDIFLVFSPEREDPGNPDYETRTIPKVCGGDTPDCLRAGIALYSPAIDQVVPVSSTRAAELTKLLENIHRAVNIGLVNEMKIIADKMDIDIHEVIRAAATKPFGFTPYYPGPGLGGHCIPIDPFYLTWKARQYGLHTRFIELAGEINSDMPHWVIGKLADALNERSRSIRGSRVLVLGIAYKKNVEDMRESPSVELMEILRAKGALVDYSDPHVPVFPPMREHHFDLASVPLTPASIASYDVLLLATSHSAFDYALIQQHAALIIDTRGVYLDRLPNVVKA
- a CDS encoding Gfo/Idh/MocA family protein gives rise to the protein MHYFPPPVLDRRIRFALVGCGRIAHNHFNAIVQHQDRCELTGVCDIDPVALAAASKRTGARPYRGLGEMLAKCNADAFIICTPSGLHPEQAVQIAASGRHVITEKPMATRWEDGKRMVAACDAAGVRMFVVKQNRRNATLQLLKSAVDKRRFGRIYMVNLNVFWTRPDDYYNSAKWRGTWEYDGGAFMNQASHYVDLIDWIVGPVESLQAYTATLARDIEVEDTGVISLRWRNGALGSMNVTMLTYPRNLEGSITILGERGTVRIGGVAVNEVQQWEFAEPDEDDARVHDASYQTTSVYGFGHPLYYDNVIKVLRGEAEPETDGREGLKSLEVLIAAYKSARDGKRVALPLEY
- a CDS encoding lipopolysaccharide biosynthesis protein, translated to MTARLPAYWRNVMTVLGGALGAQALPLLAAPLITRLCTPADVGAFSVWLGVVAVAAIGATLRLEAAMILDHESEAQRTCFSVVAYSASLTAILMSACAVLARLLELPIAAHLSWPALLTLGLATWMTAYMQTTLAYATSRNAFGKAARARIWSAGGIALAQVGLLAVGVGGVALIAGQLIGLAAGLLAAILLLAPPQAWPGWRLDDGQRRYLRRHDKFWRFSLPSNLLNVIVGQLPLLMIGARHGALAAGLFALTQRVLGAPIALLASSVLEVFKRQSVHDFQTQGNCRDAYRYTFKALVLLGIGPSLVLLLFSPQLFAFVFGENWRAAGELAQILAPLYFLNFIASPLSYVFFVAGKQKIDLLWQVALFVMTVSVFATPGTLQQSVLWYAVGYSLLYFVYLHMSYQCSQNRMAAL
- a CDS encoding acyltransferase, which translates into the protein MDQAIIEASAIVDPGATLGAGTRVWHFSHVCGGARIGAGCSLGQNVFVGNDVLIGDRVRIQNNVSVYDAVTIEDEVFCGPSMVFTNVWNPRAAIVRKDAYRRTLVRRGASIGANATIVCGVTIGRYAFIGAGAVVTRDVPDFALMVGVPARQSGWIGRHGERLALPMGQDGEATCPHTGERYRVRGGVCTLAGERASLLID
- a CDS encoding DegT/DnrJ/EryC1/StrS family aminotransferase — encoded protein: MEFIDLKAQYQAGRENINARIQAVLDHGQYIMGPEVDELEARLAAFTGARHCITVSSGTEALLISLMALGVKAGDEVITTPFSFIATAEAIVLLGATPVFVDIDPATCNIDPTLIEENITQRTRAIMPVSLYGQPADMEAINAIAYRHGLSVIEDAAQSFGATYGGKRSCNLSAIGCTSFFPSKPLGCYGDGGAIFTSDAGLATAMREIRVHGQSQRYVHTRIGVGGRMDTLQCAIVLAKLDNFDWELKQRARAAASYDALLSGKIGKVARPRDRSSVFAQYTVVVDERDRVRAALHEAGIPTAVHYPVPMHLQPAYARWSAPDSAPVAQAMAARVLSLPMGPYLDDDSIGQVCAALLRATGSGAASCRQD